In one window of Maribacter sp. BPC-D8 DNA:
- a CDS encoding LytR/AlgR family response regulator transcription factor translates to MHTAIIVEDMIDALTLLKRDIETQHPDIEIIATAQSVVEAAKALRKNQPDILFLDIMLGDGTGFDILEIFPDLKSKIIFVTASDEFAIRAFKFAAIDYVLKPYSNDDLSLAIARAKEQLQPNKERLQILKETIAAPEKKPDKISLHTLDQIIIVSLDDIIRCESDSNNTIFHLQDKRKIFVTKTLKYFAELLSSHDFVRVHQSHLVNLQCISAYIKTDGGYLMLKNGENVPVSVRKKTEIIEILDKMHR, encoded by the coding sequence ATGCATACAGCGATAATAGTAGAAGACATGATTGATGCTTTAACCCTTTTAAAGAGGGATATAGAGACGCAACATCCAGATATTGAAATTATCGCCACGGCACAGAGTGTAGTGGAAGCAGCGAAAGCGCTACGCAAGAATCAGCCTGATATTTTGTTTTTGGATATTATGCTAGGTGATGGTACAGGGTTCGATATTCTAGAGATTTTTCCCGATTTAAAATCCAAGATTATATTCGTGACCGCAAGTGATGAGTTTGCAATTCGTGCGTTCAAATTCGCAGCTATCGATTATGTGTTAAAACCCTATTCTAATGACGATTTAAGTTTGGCGATAGCTCGCGCAAAAGAGCAATTACAGCCCAATAAAGAGCGTTTACAGATTTTAAAGGAAACCATAGCAGCACCAGAAAAAAAGCCAGATAAAATATCGCTACATACGCTAGATCAAATTATCATCGTGAGTTTAGATGATATTATTCGATGTGAATCTGACAGTAATAACACCATTTTTCACCTTCAAGATAAACGCAAGATATTTGTAACAAAGACCTTAAAGTACTTCGCAGAACTTTTAAGTAGTCACGATTTTGTACGTGTACACCAAAGTCATTTGGTCAATCTACAATGCATCAGTGCCTATATCAAAACCGATGGTGGTTATCTAATGTTGAAAAATGGAGAGAATGTACCGGTCTCTGTACGTAAGAAAACCGAGATTATTGAGATTTTAGATAAGATGCATAGATAG